A region of Macaca thibetana thibetana isolate TM-01 chromosome 20, ASM2454274v1, whole genome shotgun sequence DNA encodes the following proteins:
- the ZNF48 gene encoding zinc finger protein 48 isoform X1 produces MERAVEPWGPDLHGQEEREPLRGARTGEGLGRAPPRTGLGSENVISQPNEFEHTPQEDGLGFKEEEDLAPDHEVGNASLKPEGIQNWDDLWVQREGLGKPQPQDRGPRLLGEPRWGQASSDRAAVCGECGKSFRQMSDLVKHQRTHTGEKPYKCGVCGKGFGDSSARIKHQRTHSGEKPYRARPPAQGPPKIPRSRIPAGERPTICGECGKSFRQSSDLVKHQRTHTGEKPYKCGICGKGFGDSSARIKHQRTHRGEQPPRPVVPRRQPSRAATAATQGPKAQDKPYICTDCGKRFVLSCSLLSHQRSHLGPKPFGCDVCGKEFARGSDLVKHLRVHTGEKPYLCPECGKGFADSSARVKHLRTHSGERPHACPECDRTFSLSSTLLRHRLTHMEPQDFSFPGYPLPALIPSPPPPPLGTSPPLTPRSPSHSGEPFGLPGLEPEPGGPQAGEPPPPLAGDKPHKCPECGKGFRRSSDLVKHHRVHTGEKPYLCPECGKGFADSSARVKHLRTHRGERARPPPPSTLLRPHNPPGPVPTAPRPRVRAQPSGPSQPHVCGFCGKEFPRSSDLVKHRRTHTGEKPYKCAECGKGFGDSSARIKHQRGHLVLRPFGIGDGRARPLKQEAPTGLE; encoded by the exons ATGGAGCGCGCGGTAGAGCCCTGGGGCCCGGATCTCCACGGCCAGGAGGAGAGGGAGCCGCTGAGAGGCGCCCGCACAGGTGAGGGCCTCGGCCGTGCGCCACCACGGACAG gTCTAGGGAGTGAGAACGTGATTTCCCAGCCGAATGAGTTCGAACATACCCCACAGGAAGATGGCTTGGGGTTCAAGGAAGAAGAAGATTTGGCCCCAGATCATGAAGTAGGAAATGCCTCTCTCAAACCTGAAGGCATCCAGAACTGGGATGACTTATGGGTCCAGAGAGAGGGTCTAGGAAAGCCTCAGCCTCAGGACAGAGGCCCCCGGCTCCTGGGTGAACCACGCTGGGGCCAGGCTAGTAGTGATCGGGCCgctgtgtgtggtgagtgtggcAAGAGCTTCAGGCAGATGTCAGATCTGGTGAAACACCAGCGGACCCACACGGGGGAGAAACCCTACAAGTGTGGGGTCTGTGGCAAGGGCTTTGGGGATAGCTCTGCCCGGATCAAACACCAGCGGACTCATAGTGGGGAGAAGCCCTATAGAGCCCGGCCACCAGCCCAGGGTCCCCCAAAGATTCCTCGGTCCCGGATCCCTGCTGGTGAGCGCCCCACTATCTGTGGTGAATGTGGCAAGAGCTTCCGGCAGAGTTCTGACCTGGTGAAACACCAGCGGACACACACTGGTGAGAAGCCCTACAAGTGTGGCATATGTGGCAAGGGCTTTGGTGACAGTTCCGCCCGCATCAAGCACCAGCGGACACACCGGGGGGAGCAGCCCCCCCGACCAGTGGTGCCCCGACGGCAGCCATCTCGGGCAGCCACAGCAGCTACCCAGGGACCGAAGGCCCAGGACAAGCCATATATCTGCACTGATTGCGGCAAAAGGTTTGTGCtcagctgcagcctcctgagtcaccAGCGCAGTCACTTGGGGCCCAAGCCCTTTGGCTGTGATGTGTGTGGAAAGGAGTTTGCCCGGGGATCCGACCTGGTGAAGCACCTGCGGGTACACACGGGTGAGAAGCCCTACCTCTGCCCAGAGTGCGGCAAGGGTTTCGCGGACAGCTCCGCCCGAGTCAAACACCTCCGCACCCACAGTGGCGAGAGGCCCCATGCCTGCCCAGAATGCGACCGTACCTTCAGCCTCAGCTCTACCCTTCTTCGCCACCGCCTCACTCACATGGAGCCCCAGGACTTCAGCTTCCCAGGCTATCCCCTACCTGCTCTGATCCCcagcccacccccacctcctctgGGCACCAGCCCCCCGCTGACACCTCGAAGTCCCTCACACTCTGGTGAGCCTTTTGGCCTGCCTGGCTTGGAGCCGGAGCCTGGGGGCCCACAGGCCGGGGAGCCACCCCCACCACTGGCGGGCGACAAGCCCCACAAGTGCCCTGAGTGTGGCAAGGGCTTCCGCCGAAGCTCTGACCTGGTGAAACACCATCGCGTGCACACAGGGGAGAAACCCTACCTCTGTCCTGAATGCGGCAAGGGTTTTGCTGACAGCTCAGCCCGAGTCAAGCACCTCCGCACCCACCGTGGTGAACGGGCCcggccaccaccaccatccactCTCCTGCGGCCACATAACCCACCTGGCCCAGTACCCACAGCCCCTCGACCCCGAGTTCGGGCCCAGCCTTCTGGACCCAGCCAGCCCCACGTGTGTGGCTTCTGTGGGAAGGAGTTCCCCCGAAGCTCAGATCTGGTCAAACACAGGCGTACACACACAGGGGAGAAGCCATACAAGTGTGCAGAGTGTGGCAAGGGTTTTGGTGACAGTTCTGCCCGCATCAAGCACCAACGTGGGCACCTGGTCCTGAGGCCCTTTGGGATAGGGGATGGTAGGGCAAGGCCCCTCAAGCAGGAGGCACCAACAGGACTGGAATGA
- the ZNF48 gene encoding zinc finger protein 48 isoform X2: MERAVEPWGPDLHGQEEREPLRGARTGLGSENVISQPNEFEHTPQEDGLGFKEEEDLAPDHEVGNASLKPEGIQNWDDLWVQREGLGKPQPQDRGPRLLGEPRWGQASSDRAAVCGECGKSFRQMSDLVKHQRTHTGEKPYKCGVCGKGFGDSSARIKHQRTHSGEKPYRARPPAQGPPKIPRSRIPAGERPTICGECGKSFRQSSDLVKHQRTHTGEKPYKCGICGKGFGDSSARIKHQRTHRGEQPPRPVVPRRQPSRAATAATQGPKAQDKPYICTDCGKRFVLSCSLLSHQRSHLGPKPFGCDVCGKEFARGSDLVKHLRVHTGEKPYLCPECGKGFADSSARVKHLRTHSGERPHACPECDRTFSLSSTLLRHRLTHMEPQDFSFPGYPLPALIPSPPPPPLGTSPPLTPRSPSHSGEPFGLPGLEPEPGGPQAGEPPPPLAGDKPHKCPECGKGFRRSSDLVKHHRVHTGEKPYLCPECGKGFADSSARVKHLRTHRGERARPPPPSTLLRPHNPPGPVPTAPRPRVRAQPSGPSQPHVCGFCGKEFPRSSDLVKHRRTHTGEKPYKCAECGKGFGDSSARIKHQRGHLVLRPFGIGDGRARPLKQEAPTGLE, translated from the exons ATGGAGCGCGCGGTAGAGCCCTGGGGCCCGGATCTCCACGGCCAGGAGGAGAGGGAGCCGCTGAGAGGCGCCCGCACAG gTCTAGGGAGTGAGAACGTGATTTCCCAGCCGAATGAGTTCGAACATACCCCACAGGAAGATGGCTTGGGGTTCAAGGAAGAAGAAGATTTGGCCCCAGATCATGAAGTAGGAAATGCCTCTCTCAAACCTGAAGGCATCCAGAACTGGGATGACTTATGGGTCCAGAGAGAGGGTCTAGGAAAGCCTCAGCCTCAGGACAGAGGCCCCCGGCTCCTGGGTGAACCACGCTGGGGCCAGGCTAGTAGTGATCGGGCCgctgtgtgtggtgagtgtggcAAGAGCTTCAGGCAGATGTCAGATCTGGTGAAACACCAGCGGACCCACACGGGGGAGAAACCCTACAAGTGTGGGGTCTGTGGCAAGGGCTTTGGGGATAGCTCTGCCCGGATCAAACACCAGCGGACTCATAGTGGGGAGAAGCCCTATAGAGCCCGGCCACCAGCCCAGGGTCCCCCAAAGATTCCTCGGTCCCGGATCCCTGCTGGTGAGCGCCCCACTATCTGTGGTGAATGTGGCAAGAGCTTCCGGCAGAGTTCTGACCTGGTGAAACACCAGCGGACACACACTGGTGAGAAGCCCTACAAGTGTGGCATATGTGGCAAGGGCTTTGGTGACAGTTCCGCCCGCATCAAGCACCAGCGGACACACCGGGGGGAGCAGCCCCCCCGACCAGTGGTGCCCCGACGGCAGCCATCTCGGGCAGCCACAGCAGCTACCCAGGGACCGAAGGCCCAGGACAAGCCATATATCTGCACTGATTGCGGCAAAAGGTTTGTGCtcagctgcagcctcctgagtcaccAGCGCAGTCACTTGGGGCCCAAGCCCTTTGGCTGTGATGTGTGTGGAAAGGAGTTTGCCCGGGGATCCGACCTGGTGAAGCACCTGCGGGTACACACGGGTGAGAAGCCCTACCTCTGCCCAGAGTGCGGCAAGGGTTTCGCGGACAGCTCCGCCCGAGTCAAACACCTCCGCACCCACAGTGGCGAGAGGCCCCATGCCTGCCCAGAATGCGACCGTACCTTCAGCCTCAGCTCTACCCTTCTTCGCCACCGCCTCACTCACATGGAGCCCCAGGACTTCAGCTTCCCAGGCTATCCCCTACCTGCTCTGATCCCcagcccacccccacctcctctgGGCACCAGCCCCCCGCTGACACCTCGAAGTCCCTCACACTCTGGTGAGCCTTTTGGCCTGCCTGGCTTGGAGCCGGAGCCTGGGGGCCCACAGGCCGGGGAGCCACCCCCACCACTGGCGGGCGACAAGCCCCACAAGTGCCCTGAGTGTGGCAAGGGCTTCCGCCGAAGCTCTGACCTGGTGAAACACCATCGCGTGCACACAGGGGAGAAACCCTACCTCTGTCCTGAATGCGGCAAGGGTTTTGCTGACAGCTCAGCCCGAGTCAAGCACCTCCGCACCCACCGTGGTGAACGGGCCcggccaccaccaccatccactCTCCTGCGGCCACATAACCCACCTGGCCCAGTACCCACAGCCCCTCGACCCCGAGTTCGGGCCCAGCCTTCTGGACCCAGCCAGCCCCACGTGTGTGGCTTCTGTGGGAAGGAGTTCCCCCGAAGCTCAGATCTGGTCAAACACAGGCGTACACACACAGGGGAGAAGCCATACAAGTGTGCAGAGTGTGGCAAGGGTTTTGGTGACAGTTCTGCCCGCATCAAGCACCAACGTGGGCACCTGGTCCTGAGGCCCTTTGGGATAGGGGATGGTAGGGCAAGGCCCCTCAAGCAGGAGGCACCAACAGGACTGGAATGA